The Desulfovibrio psychrotolerans genome includes the window CGTACGGCGCGGAAAGGATAGAAGAGCGCCATCGCCACCGCTTTGAGTTTAACAAGGCGTACTTCGAAAGCCTGCAGCAGGCCGGTCTTGTCTTCTCCGGCCTTTCGCCGGACGGTGAACTGGTGGAGATTGTGGAGATCAAGGAACATCCGTGGTTCCTCGGCTGCCAGTTCCATCCCGAATTCAAGTCCACCCCTATGAACCCGCACCCGCTGTTCCGCGAGTTCATTAAGGCCGCCAAGAAGGGCAAAAAGTAGCTGTATCCGGAACGGAGCCCTGTTTACAGCCATGATTGTCTATGCCGGATGCGTTTGCGAAACGCAGCACGGCTGCCACTCTGCCCCTGCCAGCTTGGCTTTGGTGGGTGCGCCCGGTGTGCTCATTTGGCGCATGTCTGGCGTACATATGGGGGCTTTAGCCATTCGGCATTGACATGAATCGGGGGTGCACAAGGGTGCATCCCCGATACGCACTTCCTTTCAGGGTGGTCTTACGTTACCATGTTCACCCCGTCGACGGGGAGCAACCGGACAGGATATCTGAAATCATATGCACGCAGAAAATAACGGCACCCTCTACGAAACCCTTGCCACCGGCCCGTTCATCTTTGCCGGCCCCTGTGCGCTGGAAAGCTTTGAACTGGCTCTGGAAACCGCTCACGCGGTGAAAGAGGCCGCGCTGGCCCATGGGCTTACGGCCGTTTTTAAAAGTTCCTACGACAAGGCAAACCGAACTTCTTTGGACGGGTTTCGTGGTCCGGGACTGGCCAAGGGGCTGGAATGGCTGGCCCGAATAAAGGAGGCCACAGGGCTGCCTGTGGTGACGGATATCCATGAGCCGGAGCAGGCCGTTCATGTGGCTGAGGTGGCTGACGTGCTCCAGATTCCCGCCTTTCTGTGCCGCCAGACCAGCCTTTTGCTTGCTGCGGCCAACACCGGGCGCGTGGTGAACGTAAAGAAGGGGCAGTTTGTTGCGCCATGGGACATGAAGCCTGCGCTGGACAAGCTTTTCTCAACCGGCAACCGCCGAATCCTGCTCACAGAGCGAGGGGCCTCGTTCGGCTATAACAATCTTGTGGTGGATTTTCGTTCCCTGCCCATCATGCAAGGGTTCGGCGTGCCCGTTGTCTTTGATGCCACCCATTCCGTGCAGTTGCCGGGTGGACAGGGCGCAAGCTCCGGCGGAGACAGGCGGTTTGTGCCGCATCTGGCCCGCGCGGCGGTAGCCGCCGGTGTGAACGGGGTGTTCCTTGAATGCCACCCGGACCCGGACAAGGCCCTGTGCGACGGCCCGAACAGCTGGCCGCTGGACAAGCTGGACGCGCTTCTCGCTGATCTTTCAACCCTGTGGAACATAACGTATGCGTGCTGAGGAAATTGCCCGTAACATCCACGTTATCGTGCTGGACTGCGACGGGGTGCTCACAGACGGGGGACTGTATTACGATGTGCAGGGAAACGTTTCCAAACGGTTCAACGTGCAGGACGGGCTGGGCATAAAGGTCGCGCAGAGTCAGGGCATTCATGTGGCTGTTATCACCGGGCTTGAGTCCGAGGCGGTCAAAAGCCGGATTCTCTCGCTGGGCATAGATGACTATTTTGCGGGATATCTGGACAAAATGGACTGTTTGGAGCAAATCCGAGTCAAGTACGGCATCGAATTGAGCCAGATGGCCTATGTGGGTGATGACTGGGTTGACCTTGCGCCTATGCGTGCCGTCGGTTTGGCCGTGGCAGTGTCCAATGCCCAGCCGGAGGTGTGCGAACTGGCGCACTTTGTTACCCAGAGGCGGGGCGGAGACGGAGCCGTACGCGAAGTGATACGGTTTGTCCTCAAGGCGCAGGGCAAGCTTGCAGACGCCATGGCCCGCTGGAACGAGTAGATGCGCACGCGCCACATCATCCTGCTTCTCGTGGCAGCCGCAGTGGCAGCCGCGGTGATCCACTCGTACGTGAGCAACCGTGCGGTGACAGAAATCAGGCAGGCTGTGCGCAAAGGACAGATGGGGCCTGAATCTGCCGTTGATCTTTCTTTACGGGGTGTGGAGCTTACTCAGGGCGAGAAGGGCGAGGAAGTATGGAAGCTCAAGGCCCGTGGAGCATGGTATGAACAGGCAGGGGGCGTGATTCAGGTTTCGCAGCCCG containing:
- the kdsA gene encoding 3-deoxy-8-phosphooctulonate synthase, which translates into the protein MHAENNGTLYETLATGPFIFAGPCALESFELALETAHAVKEAALAHGLTAVFKSSYDKANRTSLDGFRGPGLAKGLEWLARIKEATGLPVVTDIHEPEQAVHVAEVADVLQIPAFLCRQTSLLLAAANTGRVVNVKKGQFVAPWDMKPALDKLFSTGNRRILLTERGASFGYNNLVVDFRSLPIMQGFGVPVVFDATHSVQLPGGQGASSGGDRRFVPHLARAAVAAGVNGVFLECHPDPDKALCDGPNSWPLDKLDALLADLSTLWNITYAC
- a CDS encoding KdsC family phosphatase is translated as MRAEEIARNIHVIVLDCDGVLTDGGLYYDVQGNVSKRFNVQDGLGIKVAQSQGIHVAVITGLESEAVKSRILSLGIDDYFAGYLDKMDCLEQIRVKYGIELSQMAYVGDDWVDLAPMRAVGLAVAVSNAQPEVCELAHFVTQRRGGDGAVREVIRFVLKAQGKLADAMARWNE